One stretch of Candidatus Krumholzibacteriia bacterium DNA includes these proteins:
- a CDS encoding HNH endonuclease signature motif containing protein, with translation MALSFTLTAEDHAAFERARARLSRTKPQAMSMEEALNALVHFYLDHDGPKPRRKKAADTAKPAPANPSKPKTSTRHIPRTTRYQVFDRDGHRCTYVAADGTRCSATHDLQIDHVRPFALGGDNEADNLRVLCGAHNRRRAEHTFGARRSRATESPAPETGRIASEEVRA, from the coding sequence ATGGCCCTGTCGTTCACGCTGACCGCCGAGGACCACGCCGCCTTCGAGCGGGCGCGCGCGAGGCTGTCGCGGACGAAGCCGCAGGCGATGTCGATGGAGGAGGCGTTGAACGCACTGGTCCACTTCTACCTGGACCACGACGGTCCGAAGCCGCGGAGGAAGAAGGCAGCGGACACGGCGAAGCCGGCACCCGCGAATCCGTCGAAGCCGAAGACCTCGACCCGCCACATTCCCCGCACCACGCGCTACCAGGTCTTCGACCGCGACGGCCACCGCTGCACCTACGTCGCGGCCGACGGTACGCGCTGCAGCGCCACCCATGACCTTCAGATCGACCACGTCCGGCCCTTCGCCCTGGGCGGGGACAACGAAGCCGACAACCTGCGCGTGCTCTGCGGCGCGCACAATCGGCGGCGGGCGGAGCACACCTTCGGCGCGCGCCGGAGCCGGGCCACGGAGTCACCGGCGCCGGAAACAGGGCGGATCGCGTCCGAGGAAGTCCGTGCGTGA
- the smpB gene encoding SsrA-binding protein SmpB has protein sequence MAKTKGSKGGKKGQGGGENRNERLIARNRKARHDYEILERLECGMVLMGSEVKSLRAGRVNLNDAYGDIRDGEVYLLNLHISPYEQANRFNHEPRRARKLLLHRREIRKLIGKTQEKGLTLVPLALYFERGIVKCELAVARGKKSYDKRAAKADADAQRRVQRALRGGVRRHGADD, from the coding sequence ATGGCGAAGACGAAGGGTTCCAAGGGCGGCAAGAAGGGCCAGGGTGGCGGCGAGAACCGGAACGAGCGCCTGATCGCGCGGAACCGCAAGGCCCGGCACGACTACGAGATCCTCGAACGCCTCGAGTGCGGCATGGTGCTCATGGGCAGCGAGGTCAAGAGTCTGCGGGCGGGCCGGGTGAACCTGAACGACGCGTACGGCGACATCCGCGACGGCGAGGTCTACCTGCTCAACCTGCACATCAGTCCGTACGAGCAGGCCAACCGCTTCAACCACGAGCCGCGGCGGGCGCGGAAACTGCTCCTGCACCGGCGGGAGATCCGCAAGCTGATCGGCAAGACCCAGGAAAAGGGGCTGACGCTGGTGCCCCTGGCACTGTACTTCGAGCGGGGAATCGTCAAGTGCGAACTGGCCGTCGCCCGTGGCAAGAAGTCCTACGACAAACGCGCGGCGAAGGCCGACGCCGATGCCCAGCGCCGCGTGCAGCGAGCCCTGCGAGGAGGCGTGCGCCGTCACGGCGCCGACGACTGA